A part of Marinihelvus fidelis genomic DNA contains:
- a CDS encoding DUF3427 domain-containing protein — protein sequence MSFSENDFLQNLANGFVDRRRDSSREFLPRLLTNNREESRKVLTSLERQLVRCKSFQFSVAFITTSGVASLINALDTLRVLGVRGKILASQYQNFTQPEALRRLLHLPNIDLRISVEHNFHAKGYLFERANQCWSLIVGSSNLTANALSKNAEWNLHVSALEDSALLEQTRREFDYEFQRGIPVDHAFIEGYESVYFKAQAKRALVQPFDPVLSSYPGDIQDGEAKELRRVIQPNQMQKAALANLDEIRQQDLTRALLVSATGTGKTFLSAFDAEAFGAKKLLFVVHRRNIAEAAMASYQEVHGQSRTMGLYSGEVRDFDRDFVFCTVQTLSKPENLRKFFPTHFDYIVIDETHRAGATSYQAVIDYFRPRFLLGMTATPERTDGYDVFSLFDHTIAYEIRLHQALEEEMLCPFHYYGVTDLAINDQLVDESTDFNLLTSEERVSRILEKTAFYGTDSGEVRGLVFCSRTDECKALAAQFRARGVRAIALTGEDSESARVEAIHRLESEDPADKLDYIFTVDIFNEGVDIPRVNQVVMLRPTQSAIVFVQQMGRGLRKTGGKEYLTIIDFIGNYTNNFLVPIALYGDHSYNKDRLRKLLNDGSRTLPGTSTINFDLISKKRIYSAIDTANMQRLKDLRKDYELLKFQLGRAPMMMDFIEHGSRDPYLYVDAKKSFFHFAETQEDTLKGALTPKQKLVQEKFSKEINNGVRAEESMLLLAVINNGVVDLTEFKRTFTRKYGDLTDAAIDAAINGLNLRFVRAKKDGKMLPVGEILGFQAVERWGSSVRPHPDLLACLAQPVFKKYLIDNIEYSMAIFDAAFAASKMRDGFQLYKKYSRKDVFRILNWETNPVAQNVGGYIVSEDGTNCPIFVTYHKSEGISESTNYEDYFINNLTFAWMSKSNRRLDSNDVLAIRNARDTGMRMPLFIKKSDDEGADFYFVGDLEALDDSFEQATISNDKGKLLPVVKVQFRLSDPVEDSLYDYFTHDEAH from the coding sequence ATGAGTTTTTCTGAAAACGATTTTCTTCAGAATCTCGCGAACGGTTTTGTTGATCGCCGGCGCGACTCTAGCCGGGAGTTCTTACCGCGGCTGCTGACGAACAATCGTGAAGAATCGCGCAAAGTGCTCACCAGTTTGGAGCGCCAGCTGGTTCGGTGTAAGAGCTTCCAGTTTTCGGTGGCGTTTATTACGACGAGTGGTGTTGCTTCGCTAATTAATGCGCTCGACACGCTTAGGGTGCTTGGCGTTCGGGGCAAAATTCTTGCCTCGCAGTATCAGAACTTTACGCAGCCGGAGGCACTTCGCCGGCTACTCCATCTGCCCAACATTGACCTTCGTATCTCGGTAGAGCATAACTTTCACGCGAAGGGCTATCTTTTTGAACGTGCGAACCAGTGTTGGTCGCTCATCGTTGGCAGTAGCAATCTAACAGCCAATGCGCTTTCGAAAAATGCGGAATGGAATCTGCATGTATCGGCGCTTGAAGACAGTGCGTTACTGGAACAGACGCGGCGGGAATTCGACTACGAGTTCCAACGCGGCATCCCCGTCGATCACGCATTTATCGAAGGGTACGAGTCGGTTTACTTCAAGGCGCAAGCGAAGCGAGCTCTTGTCCAACCGTTTGATCCGGTGTTGTCGTCCTACCCTGGGGATATCCAGGACGGCGAAGCAAAAGAACTGCGTCGGGTTATTCAGCCGAACCAGATGCAGAAAGCCGCCTTGGCCAACTTGGACGAGATTCGCCAGCAGGACCTGACAAGGGCCCTGCTCGTTTCTGCGACAGGAACCGGTAAGACGTTCTTGTCGGCATTTGATGCCGAGGCGTTTGGCGCCAAAAAGCTCTTGTTTGTGGTCCACCGCCGTAATATCGCCGAGGCGGCCATGGCGTCGTACCAAGAAGTCCATGGACAGTCGCGCACCATGGGTTTGTATTCGGGCGAGGTCAGGGATTTTGATCGTGACTTTGTTTTTTGCACCGTTCAGACGTTGTCGAAGCCGGAAAACCTAAGAAAGTTTTTTCCGACTCATTTTGACTACATCGTGATCGATGAGACTCACCGTGCTGGCGCCACAAGCTATCAGGCGGTCATTGACTATTTTCGGCCGCGGTTTTTGCTAGGAATGACGGCAACCCCAGAGCGCACAGATGGTTACGATGTCTTCAGCCTGTTTGACCACACCATTGCTTATGAGATTCGGCTTCACCAGGCGCTCGAAGAGGAAATGCTCTGCCCTTTCCACTACTACGGGGTTACGGATCTGGCCATCAACGACCAACTGGTTGATGAGAGCACGGACTTCAACTTATTGACCTCGGAAGAGCGCGTTTCGCGGATTTTGGAGAAAACCGCTTTTTACGGCACTGACTCAGGCGAGGTACGAGGTTTAGTGTTCTGCTCGCGTACCGATGAGTGCAAGGCGCTCGCCGCGCAGTTCCGGGCGCGAGGCGTTCGAGCCATTGCGCTCACCGGCGAAGATTCTGAGTCGGCGCGGGTTGAGGCGATCCACCGCCTTGAGTCTGAGGACCCAGCCGACAAACTGGACTACATTTTCACAGTCGACATTTTCAACGAGGGTGTCGACATTCCGCGGGTGAACCAGGTCGTTATGCTGCGGCCAACCCAGTCAGCGATTGTGTTTGTGCAGCAAATGGGGCGTGGCCTTCGAAAGACCGGTGGTAAAGAGTACTTAACGATCATCGATTTTATCGGGAACTACACGAATAACTTTCTGGTACCGATCGCGCTCTACGGCGATCACTCATACAACAAGGACCGCCTTCGCAAGTTGCTAAATGATGGCAGTAGAACGCTCCCGGGCACATCTACGATCAATTTCGACCTGATCTCGAAAAAGAGAATCTACAGCGCGATTGATACAGCGAACATGCAGCGGCTCAAGGACTTGCGAAAAGACTATGAGTTGTTGAAGTTCCAACTAGGCCGAGCGCCAATGATGATGGACTTTATCGAGCACGGATCGCGAGACCCATATCTCTATGTCGATGCTAAAAAGTCGTTTTTTCATTTCGCTGAAACTCAAGAAGACACACTGAAGGGCGCTTTGACGCCGAAGCAAAAGCTAGTCCAGGAGAAGTTCTCGAAAGAGATCAACAACGGCGTTCGAGCGGAAGAGTCGATGTTGTTGTTGGCCGTAATTAATAATGGTGTTGTCGATCTAACTGAGTTCAAGCGCACATTCACGAGAAAGTATGGCGACCTGACGGATGCGGCCATTGACGCTGCAATCAACGGCCTGAACTTGAGGTTCGTAAGGGCAAAAAAAGACGGGAAAATGTTGCCCGTGGGCGAGATCTTGGGATTTCAGGCGGTAGAACGATGGGGTTCGTCCGTTCGCCCTCATCCTGATCTGTTGGCGTGTCTGGCACAACCAGTATTTAAAAAATATCTTATCGACAACATTGAGTACTCGATGGCGATTTTCGATGCGGCGTTCGCTGCTTCCAAAATGCGTGATGGTTTTCAGCTCTATAAGAAGTACAGCCGCAAAGATGTCTTTCGTATCCTCAATTGGGAAACCAATCCCGTCGCCCAGAACGTTGGCGGCTACATTGTCAGCGAGGACGGAACGAACTGTCCCATTTTCGTGACGTATCACAAGAGTGAGGGCATATCGGAGTCCACAAACTATGAAGATTACTTCATCAACAATTTGACCTTCGCCTGGATGTCGAAGTCGAACCGACGTTTAGACAGCAACGACGTACTTGCTATTCGCAATGCCCGTGACACTGGTATGCGAATGCCGCTGTTTATCAAAAAGTCCGACGATGAAGGCGCTGATTTCTATTTCGTGGGCGACCTCGAAGCTTTAGACGATAGCTTTGAGCAAGCCACAATTAGCAACGATAAAGGCAAACTGCTACCAGTCGTTAAGGTTCAGTTCCGCCTGTCAGACCCGGTTGAAGATTCGTTGTACGACTATTTCACCCATGACGAAGCTCACTGA